TAAAGGCGGCAGCGGGAATGCTGCGGTAGTCTACTGTGCGCGATCGCCCACACATGGTTTCCACGGCGGCGATCCCCTGAGCGGAGGCAGCGTGGGCCAGCATCATCTTGCCAGTTGCATCCCCGATCGCCCAGAGATGAGGCACAGGCTGTCCATCTAAGAGGACTGCCATCTGGTCGTTGACGGTGATAAAGCCCCGGCGATCGGTTTCAATGCCGACGGTTTCCAAGCCCAAGTCTTGAGTCGCTGGAATCCGACCCGTTGCGACCAGGCAAGCATCGACCTCTAATACATCGACCACTTCCTTTGTCTTGGCATCTGCCAACTCAATTACAACCGGCGATCCGGGGGTAACTTTCATCGCCAGCGTCCCTACTTTGGTTTCGATGTCACGCGGCGCGATCAACACCCGTTGAGCCAGTTTTGCGATGTCGGGGTCAAACCCTGGCATTAATTGATCGAGTGCCTCGATCAGGGTCACTTCAGACCCTAAAGCGGTGTAGATGTCGGCAAACTCTAAGCCGATATAACCACTCCCAATGATGGCAACCCAGGACGGTAGCCAATCCAGCTTTAAGCCATCATCGCTAGTGAAAACGGTCTTGCCATCCAGTTGAACCCCCGGTGGCACAAAGGGAACTGACCCCGGCGAGAGAATAATATCTTGAGCCGTGACAACCTTTTCACCTGAGGCTGTGGCGATCGCGACTTTGTGAGCCCCTGCCAGCTTGCCGCGTCCCTGAATGACGTCAACTCCTAGCCGCTTGAGGCTGTTGGACATGTCGCCGCGAATTTTGGAAACCAGGTTTTTGGCGTGGTCAGCGATCGCCTGCCGTTCAAAGCTTACCTGCTCGACCTGAATTCCCAACGCTCTTAAGTGCTCAGCGTTACGCAACTCTCGTACCCGTCCTGAAGCAGCTAATAACGCCTTTGAGGGAATGCAGCCTCGATTGACGCAGGTTCCTCCCATGTCTCCGGCTTCAATAATTGCGGTTTTAAGACCACAACTGACTGCATGTAGGGCTGCGCCGTGACCACCAACCCCTGCACCTACAATCACCAAATCGTAATCAAATCCGTGACTCACTTCAGTCTCCCGTTCCGTTTTTTGCTATCGAAATGCTAAGCTCACCTGTTCAATTCTCATCTGGAGACGGTCAATTAGACAACCTGATGCCAAAGTTCTGATATCAAAGTTTGTATCTGTAACCATCCCAACTGGGATGGGAACGGGGTTGAGGGGCTTCGTCGTGAGCGGTTGACCTGAGAAGCCAAAAGAAGCACGCTGGCGATCGCTTGAACAGTTTAGCAGTCAATCTGGGTACTTTGTGATTGTGAGATATCACTGCATCGAGAGCCATGCAGCAGCCAGCAACAGGCTGTAGCGAATGGGCAGTGGAGTAAATTTAAGGAGTTCTTTCTCTCGATTTGTGGTCGTTCCCTGTTGTCAAGATTGATTGGTTCAGTGCATAAAGTAAACAATCTCCTCCGAAAAATATTCAGAGCAATTGAGGTGTTGCACCTGATAGTCAATCTCTGTCCCACTCTTCCGCTTGAAGTTAGTCACCATCACTGAGAAATATCCTATTGATCCTTCTTCCTTTTGGAGTCAAGCCTTATGAATCAAAGCCAGCAAGAGTTACGACGTGCCGCTGCTAAAGCATTCATGGAGTCGCTTGACCAGCTTGGAATGAGTCTCTCTAGCCCTGAGGAGGAAGTGTCTGAAGCCAAGCCTGCACCCGCAAGTCATGCCAAAACCGCTCCGCAAAAACCTCCGGCTTCAGCATCGTTGACCGTAGAAGAGTTAGAAGATGCAGTTGCCGATATTGAGCAGTTTATTCAGGGCATTCAAAACCAGAATTCTGAAGCCTAAACGGACGGAACCAACCGAGAATAGGGACTAGAATCGAGGTTTCTGTTTGAGGTTGACTGAGGAATGAGTGAAGCAACTCCAGTGGCAATGCGACGCCTTGCTCCCTTTGGGGCGATCGCCAATGCCCGCCTTCCGGGCTATGAAGGCTTACAGCAGATTGATTTAAACGGTCAACGACACATCGATCGCATTCTGCCAATGACGCAGAGTCAGGTTGAGCCATCCCCCTCGGTCGGACAAGTGTTGGATGTTGAGGGTGACTGGGTTTCGTTGGGTGGAGTCGATGTGCAGATCAACGGTGCATTAGGGTTAGCCTTTCCGGATCTGAGTCCTGAGAATGCCGACAAGTTGCCGCAGATCTGCAATTTTCTCTGGGATCAAGGCGTAGATGGGTTTTTGCCAACGCTGGTAACGACCTCGGTGGACAACATTCAGCGATCGCTCTCTACTCTGGCAAATCTGCCCTCATCGACCTCAGCCCAGATTATTGGCGTTCATCTGGAGGGACCCTTCCTCAACCCAACTAAACGGGGGGCGCATCCCGAAGCCCATCTGCTGCCCCTGACGATTGAGCAGGTCAAACGGGTGTTGGGGGATTATGCCTCGCTGGTCAAGGTGATGACGCTGGCTCCAGAGCTTGATCCTACAGGGACGGTGATCCCCTATTTGCGATCGCTGGGGATCACCGTCAGCCTGGGGCACTCGCAAGCCACAGCCACCCAAGCACAAGCTGCCTTTGAGCAGGGAGCCACGATGGTGACTCATGCCTTTAATGCCATGCCGGGGTTGCACCACCGGGAACCGGGTTTGTTAGCCGCCGCGATCGCCCATCCAGATGTTTCCTGCGGTTTCATTGCGGACGGTCAACACGTTGTTCCGCTGATGCTGGATCTGATGCTGCGAATGGGACGGGGCACCATTCCCCCAGCGTCTGCTACCCAGAGCTTTTTCCTGGTCAGCGATGCCCTCGCGCCACTAGGACTGCCCGATGGCATTTACCCCTGGGATGAGCGGGAGATTCAAGTCACCAAGGGTACGGCTCGACTTCTAGATGGCACCCTCTCTGGCACGACCCTGCCACTATTAACCGGAGTGCAAAATCTGGTGAACTGGGACATTTGTGACCCTACTGAGGCGATCGCTCTGGCAACTGAGGCTCCTCGAAGGGCGATCGGCTTACCGGGGTTGGAGCCGGGGCAGGTGGCTAATTTTTTGCGGTGGGGATTTGACAAAGCGACAGGGGAATTGACCTGGCAACGAGTTAATGGAGGACGTCAGTGGTCAATGGTTAGTGGTCAATGGTCAATGGTCAGTGGTCAGTGGTCAGTGGTCAATGGTTAATGGTCAATAGTCAGTGGTCAATGGTTAGTGGTCAATAGTCAATGGTTAGTGGTCAATGGTCAATAGTCAATAGTCAATAGTCAATGGTCAATGGTCAATGGTCAGGCTTCGGCAGGCTCAGCCAACTCGAAACTCCACCCTTCTACTCCCCACTCCCTTACTCCCCCACTCCCCTTCCCCTACTCCCCATTCCCTACTCCCTACTCCCCATTCCCTACTCCCTTCCCCCTGTCTGTCCCCTTTGTGCTTTAAGATTTATCAGAGGAACGTTTTAAGAAAGATTTCAAACTATGAACGGGGTAGATGACAAAACCGTCGTCCGCGAATATTTCAACGCCACGGGGTTCGATCGCTGGCGGCGGATTTATGGCGATGGTGAAGTTAATAAAGTGCAACTGGATATCCGGCAAGGTCATCAACGAACCGTTGATACTGTTTTGTCGTGGCTAAAGGAAGATGGCAACTGGGCTGGGCTAACCGTGTGTGATGCGGGCTGTGGCGTCGGTAGTCTCAGCATTCCGTTGGCACAAGCCGGGGCGATCGTCTACGCCAGCGATATTTCTGAAAAGATGGTAGGCGAGGCAAAAACGAGAGCATCTGAGGCGTTGGGACAAACGACAAACCCCACGTTCACCGTGCAAGATTTAGAAGGGTTGAGCGGTAGCTATCACACTGTAATTTGCCTGGACGTATTGATTCACTACCCTCAGGATAAAGCGGCACAGATGATCGCTCACCTCAGCAGTCTGGCAGAGTCGCGGTTGATTCTCAGCTTTGCGCCCAAAACTTTGGCATACACGGTGTTGAAGAAGATTGGTGACTTTTTTCCAGGTCCCAGCAAAGCCACTCGCGCTTACCTGCATCGAGAGTCAGATATCGTTAACATTTTGAAAGCTAATGGCTGGACGGTGCAGCGACAGGCGATGACCAAAACTCGGTTCTACTTTTCCCGGTTGTTGGAAGCGACTCGTTAATGATGGGGCGATCGCGTCTATTTGTAACTGCACATAAACTGTTACAAATCAACCTGTAGCAATGTATCAATCAGAGCTGTGATTTTGTAACGTAGTTGCGGCTTTTGGCGGGTTTAACCCGTCTTTTTTGTCACTTGTGTAAGAATTTTTAACAAAAACTCTCATCAAATCAGACTACTGTAACAATTTAGGTGGGTTTCTGGTCTTTAGTAAGCACCGATACTCCAGCAAAAAATTTTAGTGTCGAGACATTTTAGTAGTTAGGACTTAATAGCATGAGCAGTAATTTGGCAACTAAGTTGCGGGAAGGCACCAAAAAAGCTCACACCATGGCTGAGAATGTTGGCTTCGTTAAATGCTTCTTGAAAGGTGTTGTAGAAAAAACGTCTTACCGTAAGTTGGTGTCCAACTTCTACTTCGTCTATTCTGCGATGGAAGAAGAGATGGAACGCCATCGTCAGCATCCTATTCTTTCCAAAATTTATTATCCTGAACTGAACCGCAAAGCCAGTCTCGAACACGACCTCCACTACTATTTCGGTAACAACTGGAGAGAGCAAATTGCTCCCTCTCCTGCGGCTCAAGCCTACGTTCAACGCATCCGCGAGATCTCAAACACTGAGCCTGAGTTGTTGATTGCCCATTCCTACACCCGCTACCTGGGTGATTTGTCGGGTGGTCAAATCCTCAAGAACATTGCTCAACGGGCAATGAACCTCTCTGAAGGTGAAGGCATTGCGTTTTACGAGTTTGCTGATATCTCTGATGAGAAGGCATTCAAAGCCAACTATCGTCAAGCTCTGGATGAGATGCCAATTGATGACGCGACAGGCGATCGCATTGTGGATGAAGCCAATGCCGCTTTTGGTATGAATATGAAGCTGTTCCAGGAGTTGGAAGGCAATCTGGTCAAGGCGATCGGGCAAATGCTGTTTAACAGCTTGACTCGTCGTCGCACTCGTGGCAGCACTGAACTCGCTACCGCTGAGAACTAGAAAAATAAAGGCTAAAGGCAAAAGGCAGAACGCTAAAGGCTAAAGGCTAAAAAACAAGAAAGCTAAAGGGTAAAGATCAAGTGGGCTTCAGGGTGTCCGATTGGTTTTTATTCTTTAGCTTTTGTTTTTTCTTATCCTTCATCTTTTATCCTTTATCCTTCTCTTTTCCTTCCTCCTTCCCCCTCCGTGATAGGATAAACTTCTGGTACGACATTCCGAATCGCCGCAATTGCCTGAACTTGCGCGTCCCTAACTTCTATTGCAGTCCGGCTGAGATTTAACGACTCAGGGTGACTCGGAACAGGCTGTCTTACCTGCCCCTCACCCAGAAAAGACCTGGACGATGCGTTTTGACAAGATTTTGATTGCTAATCGAGGTGAGATTGCGCTCCGCATTCTCCGCACATGCGAAGAGATGGGTATTGCTACGGTTGCGGTGCATTCGACGATCGATCGCCATGCCCTTCATGTTCAGTTGGCAGATGAGGCGGTGTGCATTGGAGAACCTCCCAGTAGCAAAAGCTATCTCAACATTCCCAATATTATTGCAGCGGCTCTAACCCGCAATGCGACTGCGATCCATCCGGGGTATGGGTTTCTGGCAGAGAATGCTCGATTTGCCGAGATCTGCGCCGACCACCAGATTGCCTTTATTGGTCCTTCTCCCGATGCGATGCGGGCGATGGGCGATAAGTCTACGGCTCGCGACACCATGAAGCGCATTGGGGTGCCAACCGTTCCGGGGAGCGAGGGGCTTTTGAGTGATGAGCGTGAGGCATTGGCGATCGCCCAACAAATTGGCTATCCCGTGATGATCAAAGCCACAGCGGGTGGGGGTGGTCGGGGGATGCGTCTGGTGCGTGCCGAGGCAGACCTGGTGAAATCGTTTTTGGCGGCTCAAGGTGAGGCAGAAGCTGCCTTTGGTGACGCTGGTGTGTATCTCGAAAAATTTATTGAGCGTCCCCGTCACATCGAGTTTCAAATCCTGGCGGATACCTACGGCAATGTGATTCATTTGGGCGAACGCGACTGCTCCATTCAACGTCGCCACCAAAAACTCCTGGAAGAAGCACCCAGTCCAGCCCTCAGTTCCGAATTGCGGGAAAAGATGGGCGATGCAGCAGTGCGGGTTGCCAAGGCGATTAACTATGTCGGAGCAGGCACGATTGAGTTTCTGCTGGATCAGTCGGGTCACTTCTATTTCATGGAAATGAACACGCGGATTCAAGTCGAACATCCCGTTACTGAAATGATCACGGGGCTAGACTTAATCGCTGAACAGATTCGCATTGCTCAAGGAGAACCCTTGCGGTTGACACAGGAACAGGTAGAATTTCGTGGGCATACGATCGAGTGTCGGATCAACGCCGAAGATCCCGACTACAACTTCCGCCCCAACCCCGGTCGCATCAGCGGCTACCTCCCTCCGGGTGGGCCTGGAGTCCGGATGGATTCGCACGTCTACACCGATTACGAAATTCCCCCTTATTACGATTCCCTCATCGGCAAATTGATCGTCTGGGGACCCGATCGCCCCTCTGCGATTCGTCGAATGCGCCGTGCCCTGCGCGAATGCGCCATTACAGGACTATCTACGACCATCGGCTTTCATCAAAAGATTCTGGAAACTAAGGAGTTTGCTGAAGGCAAGGTCTATACCAACTTTGTAGAACAGTTGATGCAAGCCCTGAATGAGGCAAAGTCCTGAGGGAAAGAGTTGGGGAATTGGGAGTAGAGGGGTGATGGAGTTAGGGAGTAAGGGAGTTGGGGAGTAGGGAATGGGGAGTGCGAGTAGAGGGGTGGAGTTTCGAGTTGGCTGAGCCTGCCGAAGCCTGAGTTTTGAGTGAGTGATTCCTGATCATTGACCCCTGACTACTGACCCCTGACCTCTGACCATTAACGCTCAACGATTAACCATTGACCATTGACCATTGACCATTGACCCTTGACTACTAACCCCCGACCCCTAACCATTGACCCTTAACCCAACCTTGTTTCTCAATCTATAGAATTATCGGGTCAATTCCATTTAGCTGGCACAATGAAGAGTGATGTCATTGGTAATGGGCTGTGGTGACTCAAACGGTTGATTCGATTCTCGATCGCGCCTTAGCAGGGTTTGACTTGACCGAAGCGGAAGGGGTCGTTTTGTTGCAACAACAAGACGCTGAGGCGATCGCGTCGATTCGTCGGGCTGCGGATCAACTACGCCAACAGCAAGTGGGCGAAACCGTGACTTATGTGGTCAACCGCAATGTCAACTTCACCAACATTTGCGAACAGCACTGTAGCTTTTGTGCGTTTCGTCGCGACGAGGGAGAAACCGGAGCCTATTGGCTGGATGAATCTGCCATTCTAGAAAAAGTAACCGATGGGGTCAATCGGGGTGCGACCGAAATTTGTATGCAAGGGGGACTGAATCCCCAGGCAAAAATCGACGGCAAATCTCTGGCTTATTACGTCCGCTTGGTGAAGTTGATCAAAGAAGCCTTTCCGCAACTCCATCTCCATGCCTTCTCCCCACAAGAGGTGCAATTTATCGCACGAGAAGATGACCTGAGCATCGTGGATGTGATTGCAGACTTGCAGGATGCAGGTGTGGAGTCCATGCCGGGAACAGCAGCGGAAGTGCTGGATGACGAGGTGAGAAAGATACTCTGCCCTGAGAAGATCAATACGGCTGAATGGCTGGAAATTATGGAAACGGCTCACCAGTTGGGGATGCCGACCACGAGCACGATGCTATCAGGGCATATTGAAACTCCCGAACAGCAGATGAAACATTTGGGCTTGTTGCGATCGCTCCAACAAAAAAATGCCAGACGGGGCGATCGCGGCTTTACAGAGTTCATTCTCTTGCCGTTTGTCGGGCAGGACGCGCCCAAACCACTGCGGAAACGAGTCGGACGCGATCAACCTGTTCTATCCGATGCTCTTTTGCTGACCGCTGTAGCTCGCATCTTTTTGGGCAACTGGATCGACAACCATCAGCCCAGTTGGGTCAAGTTGGGCTTAGAGGGGGCAACTGAAGCCTTGAACTGGGGTTGCAATGATATCGGTGGCACTTTGATGGAGGAACACATCACCTCAATGGCGGGTGCCCAAGGCGGAACCTGCAAAACGGTAGAAGAGTTGCAAACGGCGATTCAATCGGTCGGTCGCCCCTATCGTCAACGTGACACGCTGTATCGAGCCATTCGTAAGCAATTAGTCATTGGATAATCAGGTATAGCCGTAGCCACATTCGATGGGGCAGAGGCGAGTCAGAAAACTCCTCTAGAATCAGGGTTTGAGCCGTAACCTTTCTTTGTCCTAAGCTTTCTACCAGAGCTATATTTGCATTCAGCAACGCTGATAATTCATCAGTCCAGGAAACAATCCGCAATCCAACCCACTTGATTAGCCCGTGTTCGGTTTTGGGCACCTGGCTCAGGGGAGGGTAATAGTTCTGCATGATTAATGACCTGATACCAGGTAACACCATCAATCTGGGTTGTCTCTCCTGTCAACGTAACCCACGCTCCTTGGGGAGCAATTCCCCGAATTGTCAAAGGGGTTAGGGCTGGTTCATCTCGAAAGTTGGCTCCATCATAATTCATGCCATTGCAGTCGTTAATTTGAGTTTGAGATCTGGGTATTGGACGAGATGTTTTCTCCTCTAGGGGCTGCAATGAGTTGTTAGGTTCTTCATTGGTTGGTAGTCCCCATACAGCAACGGATTGTTCTACAACTTCTAGACGTTCATCTTGAGACACATCTTCTGGATTTGGAGCAAGTGACGGATCTTCTACGGTTGAGCTTGAAGCCTCAAATGCTCTCTGAACAGCTATAAAGAGAACGATTGTGACCAAAGCGATCGCCACATTTTTCCCAAAACCGTTATCAGGAGAGGGTGGGCTAGGTGGCTTTTCTGGAACCCACCGTACTTCTAAGTGACCTTTACTATCTAGCATGATTAAGAGTGATAAATAGATGGTGTATAGCAACCGAGGGGTTGTTTAGGACGGGGCACAGGGGTGGAGTTCCTGACTGGAAGCGCAGCCCCCAAACGCTCTTGTATTAACTGTTTCGACAGTTGCTAGAGCGAGTACAAATTCAAATGCGTTCATATCCGAAAAGAGTTAATTCACATTTTCAAGATATGCAGGACTAGCGCAGTCAGATCCCCCAAACCCCCTTAGAAAGGGGGCTTCTGGAATTCCCCCCTTTTCAAGGGGGGCTAGGGGGGATCCAAGCTTTAGGCTTCAAGTGCGTAAGTCCTAATATGAAAAAGACAACTCAATTAGTGGTTTTAGTGTTCTGGAAATACGCCACTAGTACTCTCTAAAGACCTAACCAAAACATTGAAACTACATCCAAATCAATTGCTGCACAGGTAGGTTCAACACACAGCGTTGTGTTATCACGACTGACGACGTAAACCTGTTCACCGCTATGAAGAACTGACCCACTGGGGCAATAGGCTGACCACAAGATTGATTGAAAGCGAACCCAACCTGTTTTTCCTGGTTCGATCGTTTCAACAACGATCGCCTCATTTTCAATGCAAGGTGTGTTAACTGTGGATGGGCTAGCGTGAGATGTATCACGGTTGCTCAAACGGCTAAACCAATTCTTGAAGGGCAACATAGGATTGACTCCTGAGTGACGACAGAAACTCCATCCCTGGGGCATGTTTTCAGTCTATTCAGGAGTTCACAGCCCTTCAATTCAGCGGACTTCAGAGTTTTTCAGGCTGATCCAAAAAGTCAATTCCGTAAAGTTCAGCAAATTTCAGTGGAGTTGCTGCTAACCCAGTGAGAATCCAGGTTCTCGAAAAAGTTCAGCAAAATATCAGTAGAGTTCAGCAAAGTTCAGCCTTAAACTGATGGCTAGTGTGCATCTCTACCAAAATTTATCATGGACGCTGAAGAAGCATTGAGGTTTGTCAATGAGTTGTTGTCTCAACAGGGTAAACGGCTCACCGACTTACAGAGATTTGTCTTTTTAGGCACCTGGGTTGGCAAAGATTATCAAACCATTCATCGGGAACATTCGGATCGCTGTTCGCTCGACCACCTCAAGCGGAATGTGGCGTATCAGTTGTGGAAATTGTTGTCAGAAGTGTTCGATGAAAAGGTTTCAAAAAGTACCTTACAAAATTGTGTTCATCGAGCACTACAAAAGTGGCAGCAACCAGAGGCACCCCTTTATTCTTTGCCTCAACCTGAGCTACTGCCAACGGCACCCCTTTATTCCGTGCCTCAACCTGAGCCAAGACATTCGATTGAAGATTGGGGAGATGCTCCCTCCGCCACTTCCTTCTATGGCTATGCTCAACTGCTAAACTCGCTCAATCATGTTATTCGAGTTAATCTGTGTCGATTGATCTCCCTCTATGGCATCAGTGGCGTTGGCAAAACAACGATCGCCCTCCAGTTAGCTCTCCAGGTGCGAGAGCAGTATGAATTTGTGATCTGGCGATCGCTGCAACAAGCTCCGTTACTTGCCGATCTGTTAGCCGAATTGACGTACCATCTTTCCCATCAGCAAGAGCGTAGCGTTGATCTGAGTCACTTCATGCGCTACATCACAGAGCACCGTTGTTTGGTCATTTTAGATGGGTTAGAAGCGGTGTTAAACCCTGGTGTGCATGATGGCTCTTACAGAGCAGGCTACGAAGCCTATGGTGCTCTGTTGCGCCAGGTGGGAGCCACGGCTCATGAAAGCTGTTTAATCATAACGACACAGGAAAATCCGAGAGAAATCGTAGAAGCAGAGGGCAATCATGGATACGTTCACTCTGAGGTCATCAAAGGCTTGAGTGTGAGTGGAACCAAGCAGTTACTGATGGACAAACGATGCTCAGGCAAAGACAATCAATGGCGGGAGATGACTTATCGGTATTGGGCGCATCCTTTCATTTTGAGTGCGATCGCCACCGACATTCGAGAATTTTGTAAAGGAGATACAGCTTTATTTCTAGAGCAATTTAAGGATCCCTTAGCGTTGATCCCCGACAGTATGCGTTCTCGATTGGAGCAGCAATTGGAACGGCTATCTCCGGCAGAACACCAAATTGTCAGTTACCTGCTGACCTGTGAGGAGCCTGTATCCCTTTCGGAATTACAACAGGCGACAGGGCAACGGATGTCTGCTGGGGAATTGATGAATGTGTTGCGATCGCTCAAACGCCGAGCATTCATTGATACGGATGAAAAGTGCTATTTCTTACAGAGATTGGTGATGCAATATTTACAGCAGTCAAACCCATAGATCTCGGTTTATACTGACCCGATCCCAATATTTTTTCTTGACTAAATTACCAATCTTGTAGTATCTACTTAGATAAAGACTTCTCGAATACTAACTATTACGTCTCAGAGGCTATAGCCACTATCAATGCTTCGTCATTTGAATCAGACGTTGCATTGTTGTTCTTAGGTTGCTGGAATTACTGTTTTCAAAGGTTAAACGCTGCTCTCGAAGGAATTGAGGTGATTCACAAGTAATCACCCATCTTGTTCTACCCAAAATCGGTATTTCCCGATCGCTCGTTTTATCTTTGCGCTTCTCTGTCTGGGCGCGTCATCTACCTACCATGTATAACAGTCAAAGCGGTTTCGACGCTGATGCAAATTGCATATTTGAACATTTATTGGAGTTACGAGAAACATCCCATGGCAATGAACTGCTGAAGCGGTTTAAGGCATTATTTTTGGACGGGGATCACTACCCTGAACCGAGAATTCGAGAAGCCTTAAATCGCATTCTGAAGTCTCATCGGGCAGAACAGGGATTTGCCAACGTCTTCAATCGTTCCTGCTACATTCTCATCAACTATTGGTGGTTAAAGCGGCATTGGCAGTTGACCTCCAAATTAATTCAATTGATTGATGAAGCCGCAACTCGACCTGCGACCTCGACTGCAACCGCTGTCCTGCGCAGGCAGTTACAACGGTTCACACAATCTGAAAAATATCAACAACTGCTTGACTGTGAGCGAGTGATCAATTTCATTCCTCCAGGCAGCACGCGGGAAGTGGAGTTGATTGGAGGATTGATCTCCCAATATCCCTATCTGTATCCCTATTACTTAAAACAGTGGGATAGCCAGGATTCGGGATACGATGCGCTCAGGCAGCTTCAATATAATCGTGAAAAGGAGTTTGAGACGACCTTGTTCAACTACCTGAAGAGTTGCCGTCAAGAGAGCCACAACTCCTCTCGTCGGTTGGTTGTTGTTCCTCAAAAGC
This DNA window, taken from Oscillatoria sp. FACHB-1407, encodes the following:
- the cofH gene encoding 7,8-didemethyl-8-hydroxy-5-deazariboflavin synthase subunit CofH — protein: MVTQTVDSILDRALAGFDLTEAEGVVLLQQQDAEAIASIRRAADQLRQQQVGETVTYVVNRNVNFTNICEQHCSFCAFRRDEGETGAYWLDESAILEKVTDGVNRGATEICMQGGLNPQAKIDGKSLAYYVRLVKLIKEAFPQLHLHAFSPQEVQFIAREDDLSIVDVIADLQDAGVESMPGTAAEVLDDEVRKILCPEKINTAEWLEIMETAHQLGMPTTSTMLSGHIETPEQQMKHLGLLRSLQQKNARRGDRGFTEFILLPFVGQDAPKPLRKRVGRDQPVLSDALLLTAVARIFLGNWIDNHQPSWVKLGLEGATEALNWGCNDIGGTLMEEHITSMAGAQGGTCKTVEELQTAIQSVGRPYRQRDTLYRAIRKQLVIG
- the nagA gene encoding N-acetylglucosamine-6-phosphate deacetylase, encoding MSEATPVAMRRLAPFGAIANARLPGYEGLQQIDLNGQRHIDRILPMTQSQVEPSPSVGQVLDVEGDWVSLGGVDVQINGALGLAFPDLSPENADKLPQICNFLWDQGVDGFLPTLVTTSVDNIQRSLSTLANLPSSTSAQIIGVHLEGPFLNPTKRGAHPEAHLLPLTIEQVKRVLGDYASLVKVMTLAPELDPTGTVIPYLRSLGITVSLGHSQATATQAQAAFEQGATMVTHAFNAMPGLHHREPGLLAAAIAHPDVSCGFIADGQHVVPLMLDLMLRMGRGTIPPASATQSFFLVSDALAPLGLPDGIYPWDEREIQVTKGTARLLDGTLSGTTLPLLTGVQNLVNWDICDPTEAIALATEAPRRAIGLPGLEPGQVANFLRWGFDKATGELTWQRVNGGRQWSMVSGQWSMVSGQWSVVNG
- the accC gene encoding acetyl-CoA carboxylase biotin carboxylase subunit, whose product is MRFDKILIANRGEIALRILRTCEEMGIATVAVHSTIDRHALHVQLADEAVCIGEPPSSKSYLNIPNIIAAALTRNATAIHPGYGFLAENARFAEICADHQIAFIGPSPDAMRAMGDKSTARDTMKRIGVPTVPGSEGLLSDEREALAIAQQIGYPVMIKATAGGGGRGMRLVRAEADLVKSFLAAQGEAEAAFGDAGVYLEKFIERPRHIEFQILADTYGNVIHLGERDCSIQRRHQKLLEEAPSPALSSELREKMGDAAVRVAKAINYVGAGTIEFLLDQSGHFYFMEMNTRIQVEHPVTEMITGLDLIAEQIRIAQGEPLRLTQEQVEFRGHTIECRINAEDPDYNFRPNPGRISGYLPPGGPGVRMDSHVYTDYEIPPYYDSLIGKLIVWGPDRPSAIRRMRRALRECAITGLSTTIGFHQKILETKEFAEGKVYTNFVEQLMQALNEAKS
- a CDS encoding NACHT domain-containing protein, encoding MDAEEALRFVNELLSQQGKRLTDLQRFVFLGTWVGKDYQTIHREHSDRCSLDHLKRNVAYQLWKLLSEVFDEKVSKSTLQNCVHRALQKWQQPEAPLYSLPQPELLPTAPLYSVPQPEPRHSIEDWGDAPSATSFYGYAQLLNSLNHVIRVNLCRLISLYGISGVGKTTIALQLALQVREQYEFVIWRSLQQAPLLADLLAELTYHLSHQQERSVDLSHFMRYITEHRCLVILDGLEAVLNPGVHDGSYRAGYEAYGALLRQVGATAHESCLIITTQENPREIVEAEGNHGYVHSEVIKGLSVSGTKQLLMDKRCSGKDNQWREMTYRYWAHPFILSAIATDIREFCKGDTALFLEQFKDPLALIPDSMRSRLEQQLERLSPAEHQIVSYLLTCEEPVSLSELQQATGQRMSAGELMNVLRSLKRRAFIDTDEKCYFLQRLVMQYLQQSNP
- the lpdA gene encoding dihydrolipoyl dehydrogenase, with the translated sequence MSHGFDYDLVIVGAGVGGHGAALHAVSCGLKTAIIEAGDMGGTCVNRGCIPSKALLAASGRVRELRNAEHLRALGIQVEQVSFERQAIADHAKNLVSKIRGDMSNSLKRLGVDVIQGRGKLAGAHKVAIATASGEKVVTAQDIILSPGSVPFVPPGVQLDGKTVFTSDDGLKLDWLPSWVAIIGSGYIGLEFADIYTALGSEVTLIEALDQLMPGFDPDIAKLAQRVLIAPRDIETKVGTLAMKVTPGSPVVIELADAKTKEVVDVLEVDACLVATGRIPATQDLGLETVGIETDRRGFITVNDQMAVLLDGQPVPHLWAIGDATGKMMLAHAASAQGIAAVETMCGRSRTVDYRSIPAAAFTHPEVSFVGMTEPAAQELGKAEGFQVATARTYFKGNSKAIAEGETDGMAKVIYRQDTGELLGAHIIGLHASDLIQEAANAIAQRRSVHELAFLVHTHPTLSEVLDEAYKRALATH
- a CDS encoding NfeD family protein, giving the protein MLPFKNWFSRLSNRDTSHASPSTVNTPCIENEAIVVETIEPGKTGWVRFQSILWSAYCPSGSVLHSGEQVYVVSRDNTTLCVEPTCAAIDLDVVSMFWLGL
- the bchM gene encoding magnesium protoporphyrin IX methyltransferase; the protein is MNGVDDKTVVREYFNATGFDRWRRIYGDGEVNKVQLDIRQGHQRTVDTVLSWLKEDGNWAGLTVCDAGCGVGSLSIPLAQAGAIVYASDISEKMVGEAKTRASEALGQTTNPTFTVQDLEGLSGSYHTVICLDVLIHYPQDKAAQMIAHLSSLAESRLILSFAPKTLAYTVLKKIGDFFPGPSKATRAYLHRESDIVNILKANGWTVQRQAMTKTRFYFSRLLEATR
- a CDS encoding biliverdin-producing heme oxygenase; translation: MSSNLATKLREGTKKAHTMAENVGFVKCFLKGVVEKTSYRKLVSNFYFVYSAMEEEMERHRQHPILSKIYYPELNRKASLEHDLHYYFGNNWREQIAPSPAAQAYVQRIREISNTEPELLIAHSYTRYLGDLSGGQILKNIAQRAMNLSEGEGIAFYEFADISDEKAFKANYRQALDEMPIDDATGDRIVDEANAAFGMNMKLFQELEGNLVKAIGQMLFNSLTRRRTRGSTELATAEN